Proteins from a genomic interval of Diaphorobacter sp. HDW4A:
- a CDS encoding copper resistance system multicopper oxidase codes for MPRRSPFLVTPSQGFSRRRFVQGLAAGGVLAGLSTQSLMAFAQQGATVRGAAPVLRGNEFDLVIAESPVNFTGKPGMATTINGSLPGPTLRWREGETVTIRVTNKLREATSIHWHGIILPYQMDGVPGISFAGIPPGETFTYRFKVQQSGSYWYHSHSGMQELTGMYGSIIIDPAGPETIRSDRDHVVLFSDWTDEDPMRVFAKLKVQGDYYNYNQPTVFDFFRDASRDGVSAALDKRKMWNEMRMNPTDLADLSSATLTYLANGVTPAGNWTALFRPGERVRLRMVNGAGNTFYDVRIPGLKLTVVHVDGVDVEPVTVDEFRFGPGETIDVIVEPRDDAYTIFAQSMDRTGYARATLAVREGLQAPVPALDPVEWLGMSDMMGAMSHGSSGADMDMTGMSGMTGMSGMTGMSGMTGMSGMSGMSGMTGMAGMAGMSRAMAGMDHGAMAGMNHGGMAMDHSQHAKSAGGLAVPSTTARHARTEYGARTDMRVDMARTNLDDPGIGLRNNGRRVLTLADLHTPSGPMDSRGPGREVELHLTGNMERYSWSLDGLEFGQSTPVHFRHGERLRVILHNDTMMTHPMHLHGMWSELESPDGRFLARRHTLPVQPAQRISFLVTADALGRWAWHCHLMFHMDAGMFREVVVS; via the coding sequence ATGCCGCGTCGTTCGCCATTTCTTGTTACTCCCTCACAAGGGTTCTCTCGTCGGCGTTTTGTTCAGGGGCTAGCCGCAGGTGGCGTTCTAGCAGGACTGTCGACACAGTCGCTCATGGCCTTCGCCCAACAAGGCGCTACGGTGCGTGGCGCTGCGCCAGTACTGCGTGGCAATGAGTTCGATTTGGTGATCGCCGAGTCCCCGGTGAACTTCACCGGGAAGCCAGGTATGGCGACCACCATCAATGGTTCTCTTCCTGGGCCTACCCTGCGCTGGCGTGAGGGAGAAACTGTGACCATTCGCGTCACGAACAAGCTACGGGAGGCAACTTCTATCCACTGGCACGGCATTATCTTGCCCTATCAGATGGACGGGGTCCCTGGCATTAGCTTTGCTGGCATCCCTCCAGGAGAGACGTTCACTTACCGTTTCAAGGTCCAGCAAAGCGGTTCCTACTGGTATCACTCACATTCAGGCATGCAGGAACTCACCGGCATGTATGGATCGATCATCATCGATCCCGCAGGACCTGAGACTATCCGTTCAGATCGTGACCATGTCGTGCTCTTCTCCGATTGGACTGACGAAGACCCCATGCGCGTTTTCGCAAAGCTCAAGGTTCAGGGCGACTACTACAACTACAACCAGCCCACGGTCTTTGATTTCTTCCGTGATGCATCGCGCGATGGCGTGTCAGCGGCATTAGACAAGCGCAAGATGTGGAACGAGATGCGCATGAATCCAACGGATTTAGCCGACCTCTCTTCTGCGACCCTGACCTACCTCGCAAATGGCGTCACGCCTGCCGGCAATTGGACTGCTCTTTTCCGCCCGGGCGAGCGTGTTCGACTGCGCATGGTCAACGGCGCGGGCAATACCTTCTATGACGTACGTATTCCGGGTCTGAAGCTCACTGTGGTGCATGTTGACGGCGTCGACGTAGAGCCTGTGACTGTCGATGAATTCCGATTCGGCCCTGGCGAAACCATAGACGTGATTGTCGAGCCACGTGATGACGCCTATACGATTTTTGCCCAGTCGATGGACCGAACAGGCTACGCACGCGCTACGTTAGCAGTGCGCGAAGGTCTACAAGCTCCTGTCCCTGCACTCGATCCCGTCGAATGGCTGGGTATGAGCGACATGATGGGCGCCATGAGCCATGGCAGTTCCGGAGCCGACATGGACATGACCGGCATGTCTGGGATGACCGGCATGTCTGGGATGACTGGCATGTCTGGGATGACTGGCATGTCTGGGATGAGCGGCATGTCTGGGATGACGGGTATGGCCGGGATGGCTGGTATGTCGAGGGCAATGGCCGGCATGGATCATGGTGCGATGGCCGGCATGAATCACGGTGGTATGGCGATGGACCATAGTCAGCATGCCAAGTCTGCTGGAGGCTTGGCAGTGCCCAGCACCACCGCACGCCATGCTCGCACTGAATATGGCGCAAGAACAGATATGCGAGTCGATATGGCCCGCACCAATCTTGACGATCCCGGTATCGGTCTGCGCAATAACGGCAGACGGGTGCTGACCTTGGCAGATCTGCATACACCTTCAGGTCCGATGGACTCGCGCGGTCCTGGACGAGAGGTGGAGTTGCACCTGACGGGCAATATGGAGCGTTATTCCTGGTCTCTTGATGGATTGGAGTTCGGGCAATCAACGCCTGTTCACTTCCGTCACGGCGAGCGTTTGCGAGTCATCCTGCACAACGACACGATGATGACTCACCCTATGCACTTGCATGGGATGTGGAGTGAACTGGAGAGCCCTGATGGTCGATTCCTCGCCCGTCGACACACCTTGCCAGTACAGCCTGCACAACGCATCAGCTTCTTGGTGACGGCAGATGCTCTGGGGCGCTGGGCATGGCATTGCCACCTGATGTTCCACATGGATGCAGGCATGTTCCGCGAAGTCGTAGTGTCTTGA
- a CDS encoding heavy metal response regulator transcription factor has product MRILIVEDEPKTGEYLRQGLTEAGYIADLVPNGSDGLHMALQGEYSLVILDVMLPGLNGWQLLQSLRDRGLHMPVLFLTARDHVEDRVKGLELGADDYLVKPFSFAELLARVRIILRRGHPANEGTTLTVADLELDLLRRRVSRSGKRVDLTAKEFGLLELLMRRHGEVLPRSLIASQVWDMNFDSDTNVIEVAMRRLRVKIDEGHSIKLIQTVRGMGYVLEVPEEE; this is encoded by the coding sequence ATGAGGATTTTGATTGTCGAGGATGAGCCTAAAACAGGTGAGTACCTGCGCCAAGGACTAACCGAGGCTGGATACATTGCTGATCTGGTTCCAAATGGTTCAGATGGCTTGCATATGGCTCTGCAAGGTGAATACTCATTGGTGATCTTGGATGTCATGCTGCCGGGCCTCAATGGTTGGCAGCTGCTCCAGTCTCTGCGTGATCGGGGACTACATATGCCGGTCCTGTTTCTTACTGCACGGGACCATGTCGAGGACCGTGTCAAAGGTCTAGAGCTCGGCGCAGATGATTACCTGGTAAAGCCGTTTTCGTTTGCAGAGTTACTTGCCAGAGTTCGCATCATTCTTAGACGCGGACATCCGGCCAATGAAGGCACTACTCTGACTGTTGCAGATCTCGAGCTAGACCTACTGCGTCGCCGCGTATCTCGCAGTGGCAAACGTGTTGACCTCACGGCCAAAGAGTTCGGACTCTTGGAGTTGTTGATGCGTCGACATGGTGAAGTGCTTCCACGTTCGTTGATCGCATCGCAGGTATGGGACATGAACTTCGACAGTGACACCAATGTCATCGAGGTGGCCATGCGCCGTCTGCGAGTCAAAATTGACGAAGGCCACTCGATCAAACTGATCCAGACCGTAAGGGGCATGGGCTATGTGCTTGAAGTCCCTGAGGAGGAATAG
- a CDS encoding heavy metal sensor histidine kinase, which produces MQRLTRKGKLSLTSRLALFFTAVAAAVVLGLGGLFLVVTEKHFVELDRMTLQDKRHLIEKILQNTKSVDDARWRLNEALNYHEDLQVQVKDAQGETVFQSPASGFAVPDRNSAFIDKEGSFGVWRHADAEFHMLSFETLPAYAPSPLKVLIAADTKHHIQFLDGIRASFAIYVIAAILLCSLLSWLAARQGLAPLREMKSRAAVVTGQKMSERMPVEAVPVEMADLAHELNRMLDRLQDDFQRLTDFASDLAHELRTPISNLLTQTQVVLASKRDAATYRDILASNAEEFQRLARMVSDMLFLAKTERGVSLPRKEQFSAQQEAYALLEFYEAVAEEKQIHLRLNGDGLVDGDRLMFHRAVSNLLSNALRYTPQAGMVTIDIAASASWTLVTVENTGQDIDPKVLPRLFDRFYRADPSRAHPDSDGSGLGLAITRAIVEAHGGSITATSADGRTRFTLKFPTTQPTS; this is translated from the coding sequence GTGCAGCGTCTCACTCGCAAGGGAAAGCTCTCTTTAACGAGCCGTTTGGCACTATTTTTCACGGCTGTTGCGGCAGCCGTAGTGCTAGGTCTAGGCGGCCTATTCCTAGTCGTTACAGAAAAGCATTTCGTGGAATTGGACCGAATGACGCTTCAGGACAAGCGACATTTGATCGAGAAAATTCTCCAGAACACCAAGTCGGTCGATGATGCTCGTTGGCGTTTAAATGAGGCACTGAACTATCACGAGGATCTTCAAGTCCAGGTGAAAGATGCCCAAGGAGAAACCGTATTTCAATCGCCCGCATCCGGCTTTGCAGTGCCGGATCGCAACTCGGCTTTTATCGACAAGGAAGGATCGTTTGGGGTGTGGCGGCATGCAGACGCAGAATTCCACATGTTGAGCTTTGAGACGCTACCGGCCTACGCACCGTCACCATTAAAGGTACTGATCGCTGCAGATACCAAGCATCACATTCAATTTCTCGACGGAATTCGAGCGAGCTTCGCGATTTATGTGATTGCTGCAATCTTGCTGTGCTCGCTTCTGTCTTGGCTCGCCGCTCGACAAGGGCTGGCACCGCTGCGAGAGATGAAATCACGTGCGGCTGTTGTGACGGGACAGAAGATGAGTGAACGCATGCCGGTCGAGGCTGTACCTGTAGAAATGGCCGATTTGGCGCATGAGCTCAATCGCATGCTGGATCGATTGCAGGACGATTTTCAGCGACTGACAGATTTCGCTTCTGATTTGGCCCATGAACTACGTACGCCCATCAGCAACCTGTTGACGCAGACTCAGGTAGTGCTGGCATCCAAGCGTGATGCCGCGACATACCGAGACATTCTTGCCTCTAATGCCGAAGAGTTTCAGCGCTTAGCACGCATGGTGTCAGACATGTTGTTCCTGGCCAAAACCGAACGGGGCGTGAGCCTACCGCGCAAGGAACAGTTCTCCGCACAGCAAGAAGCGTATGCATTGCTGGAGTTCTATGAGGCTGTAGCGGAAGAAAAGCAAATTCATTTGAGGTTAAATGGTGATGGACTCGTTGATGGTGATCGGCTGATGTTCCATCGTGCTGTGAGTAATTTGCTATCTAATGCTTTGCGCTACACGCCGCAGGCAGGCATGGTCACCATCGACATTGCGGCCTCCGCTTCCTGGACACTTGTCACTGTGGAAAATACAGGGCAGGACATTGATCCCAAAGTCCTGCCCAGGTTATTTGACCGCTTCTACCGAGCTGACCCTTCCAGGGCTCATCCGGACTCAGACGGTAGCGGATTGGGTTTGGCAATCACCCGAGCAATTGTCGAAGCCCATGGAGGCTCCATTACCGCCACGTCAGCCGATGGACGAACTCGCTTCACCTTGAAATTCCCCACTACGCAGCCGACTTCCTAA
- a CDS encoding heavy-metal-associated domain-containing protein, producing the protein MAIFRINDMKCGACAPRIQRSILAIADEAKIGVNARDKTVQVSGDLSDTDYMLAIQAAGYTPELLALAEAEQANAEKPQTKCCDSTSVKTSCCG; encoded by the coding sequence ATGGCTATTTTTCGCATCAATGACATGAAATGTGGTGCCTGTGCCCCGCGGATTCAGCGCTCCATTTTGGCAATCGCTGATGAAGCAAAGATCGGAGTGAATGCCCGAGATAAAACGGTGCAAGTCTCCGGCGATCTGAGCGACACCGACTACATGTTGGCTATCCAGGCCGCTGGATACACTCCAGAATTATTGGCGTTAGCCGAAGCCGAGCAGGCAAATGCTGAGAAGCCGCAGACGAAATGCTGCGACTCCACTTCAGTAAAGACATCTTGCTGCGGATAG
- a CDS encoding DUF4148 domain-containing protein, whose product MSQNRISISSVLASVAAVVTLALPGMASAAYEHPANNEQGVIVHPEHFVSQKTRAQVKAETEAAMKQGRLSYGESNFPRGTPETGSSKTREQVINEMRNESPAERDARLQSFAG is encoded by the coding sequence ATGTCTCAAAACCGCATCTCCATTTCCTCTGTACTCGCAAGCGTTGCTGCCGTTGTCACCCTGGCTCTTCCTGGAATGGCCTCTGCAGCCTACGAGCATCCAGCCAACAATGAACAAGGCGTGATCGTGCATCCGGAGCACTTTGTAAGCCAGAAAACCCGAGCTCAAGTCAAGGCCGAGACTGAAGCTGCCATGAAGCAGGGCCGCCTTTCTTACGGTGAAAGCAATTTCCCCCGTGGAACTCCCGAGACAGGATCGAGCAAAACCCGCGAGCAAGTGATCAACGAAATGCGTAATGAATCGCCAGCTGAGCGAGATGCTCGCCTCCAATCATTTGCAGGCTGA
- a CDS encoding DUF6088 family protein, whose translation MSALKSHISALIEAAEPGQVWVPTDFAQLGSRDAIDKTLQRMVQAGELRRIDRGLYDRPSLNNLTKRPTTPDYRAVTEAIARRDHLRLLVDGMTAANDLGLTDAVPARVTIHTDTRRRAIQLDKLTIEFKQTAPSRLYWAGRPAMRIVQALHWLKDTLTSERSLILNKLTKVLADPIHGAALRQDLLEGFNVLPAWMQSLLRELPGCDPQTASTATPQSPSSEKPPSARHRSVKDVEAP comes from the coding sequence ATGTCCGCACTCAAATCCCACATCTCAGCCCTGATTGAAGCGGCCGAACCCGGACAAGTTTGGGTACCGACTGACTTTGCGCAGTTGGGCAGTCGTGATGCCATCGACAAAACTCTGCAGCGCATGGTGCAGGCGGGAGAGTTGCGTCGCATCGACAGGGGCCTCTATGACAGGCCCTCGCTCAACAACCTGACCAAGCGTCCTACCACCCCGGACTACCGCGCTGTAACCGAGGCCATTGCGCGTCGGGATCATCTGCGCCTGCTGGTAGATGGCATGACTGCCGCCAATGACCTCGGCCTGACTGATGCGGTACCCGCTCGCGTCACCATCCATACCGATACCCGCCGCCGAGCAATTCAACTCGACAAGCTCACCATTGAGTTCAAGCAAACGGCACCCAGTCGCCTCTACTGGGCAGGGCGGCCGGCCATGCGCATCGTACAGGCGCTGCACTGGTTAAAAGACACGCTGACTTCTGAACGTTCTCTTATTCTGAACAAGCTGACCAAAGTGCTGGCCGACCCTATTCACGGCGCTGCGCTCCGCCAGGATCTGCTTGAAGGTTTCAACGTGTTGCCGGCGTGGATGCAAAGTTTGCTCCGTGAACTCCCCGGATGTGACCCGCAGACTGCGTCGACCGCAACACCTCAATCACCCAGTAGTGAAAAGCCTCCGTCTGCGCGACACCGCTCGGTCAAAGATGTGGAGGCCCCTTGA
- a CDS encoding nucleotidyl transferase AbiEii/AbiGii toxin family protein produces the protein MNPAFHSVITASDAERRDLFLGASARLGTAVQNIEKDFWVCWTLDALFNGLKAGGPRLLFKGGTSLSKAFGLIARFSEDIDITVFRDDLGQSAEIADLDALSGKKRRARLDAIRDACQAYIAGPLTAQFTHLAASVIPEERFRLETDPDDKDGQSLLFWYPAVTATTGDYIRSAVKIEAGAKSALDPHVAASVTPYVTQDLPDLDLTVTNVITVKPERTFWDKVMILHGLRQWHDRRGELRHGGQRVSRHYYDVHQLMQSSSAAAWQVDHELAIDCAHHARLFFGSADLGLDIAVPGTFTLTPSPAMREALEKDYEAMAGMVFGDVPPFDAVLRSAEHFEQIVNGAAMAALTTKGT, from the coding sequence TTGAATCCAGCATTCCATTCAGTTATCACCGCCAGCGATGCCGAGCGGCGAGACTTGTTTCTTGGCGCCTCAGCTCGCCTTGGTACAGCGGTTCAAAACATCGAAAAGGATTTCTGGGTCTGTTGGACACTGGATGCGTTGTTTAACGGTCTGAAAGCTGGTGGCCCTCGCTTGCTGTTCAAGGGCGGCACTTCGCTCTCCAAGGCCTTTGGTCTCATTGCCCGCTTTTCCGAAGACATTGACATCACAGTGTTTCGTGATGACTTGGGGCAGAGTGCCGAGATTGCCGACCTGGATGCATTGAGCGGCAAGAAGCGCCGTGCGCGTCTCGATGCTATCCGCGATGCATGCCAGGCTTACATTGCAGGGCCATTAACCGCGCAGTTCACTCATCTCGCGGCATCTGTCATTCCCGAGGAGCGTTTTCGGCTGGAGACCGATCCCGACGACAAGGATGGCCAGAGCTTGCTGTTCTGGTATCCCGCAGTCACGGCCACCACTGGCGACTACATCCGCTCAGCCGTCAAGATAGAGGCAGGAGCCAAGTCGGCACTCGATCCGCATGTCGCGGCCTCCGTCACACCCTACGTCACACAGGACCTCCCTGACCTGGACTTGACAGTGACGAATGTGATCACTGTGAAGCCCGAGCGCACCTTCTGGGACAAGGTCATGATCTTGCATGGACTACGTCAATGGCATGATCGTCGCGGGGAGCTGCGACACGGCGGGCAACGCGTCTCACGCCATTACTATGACGTGCATCAACTGATGCAGTCGTCATCTGCAGCCGCGTGGCAAGTCGATCACGAGTTGGCGATCGACTGTGCTCACCATGCAAGGTTGTTCTTCGGTAGCGCCGATCTGGGGCTTGATATAGCAGTACCCGGTACGTTTACGCTAACGCCAAGTCCGGCGATGCGAGAAGCACTTGAAAAAGACTATGAAGCAATGGCTGGCATGGTCTTCGGCGACGTTCCTCCATTCGACGCGGTGCTGCGCAGCGCAGAACACTTCGAGCAGATCGTCAATGGCGCTGCAATGGCCGCACTCACCACAAAAGGAACGTAG
- a CDS encoding AbiJ-NTD4 domain-containing protein: MSDYFSDRENGPRARTHQVILPVVWAGLVGTVQALVNSGAFGLRFPERCPDGQAACSCDSDALAASVIAELPGLTWPLETTRVEEDGFFSLRQPFAPDTLLVLDFLEFVYAAVAQPILGKYHDYFNHHHLTFDQAAGQEEFRKTVNRIFARNGVAFEMLSTGRIVRVLPPVLGDDLKRTTFRSGDRTLDNMLEECRTKFSDRNPLVRREALERLWDAWERLKSLADPRDKKQSIKIILDAVAAEPTLRSRLEREAVELTAIGNSHLIRHSEVNQVAVIDVDHVDYLFHRLFAMIQLMLRRKGNA; encoded by the coding sequence ATGAGCGACTACTTCAGTGATCGAGAAAATGGCCCGCGCGCCCGCACCCATCAGGTGATCTTGCCTGTTGTGTGGGCAGGCTTGGTGGGGACAGTGCAGGCCTTGGTGAACAGCGGAGCTTTTGGCCTGCGATTTCCGGAGCGATGCCCGGATGGCCAAGCGGCCTGCAGCTGCGACTCGGATGCACTTGCCGCATCCGTGATTGCAGAGCTGCCTGGCTTGACTTGGCCGTTAGAAACGACGCGCGTTGAGGAAGACGGATTTTTCTCACTGCGACAGCCGTTTGCGCCTGACACATTACTGGTTTTGGACTTTTTGGAATTCGTTTATGCCGCCGTGGCGCAACCGATCCTAGGCAAGTATCACGATTATTTCAACCACCATCATTTGACATTCGATCAAGCGGCCGGGCAGGAAGAATTCCGAAAGACCGTCAACCGAATTTTCGCGCGTAATGGTGTGGCGTTCGAGATGCTATCGACAGGCCGTATCGTGCGTGTTCTTCCTCCTGTGCTTGGCGACGATCTCAAGCGAACAACGTTTCGTAGCGGTGATCGCACGCTGGACAACATGCTGGAGGAATGCCGGACCAAATTTTCCGATCGCAATCCGCTTGTACGCCGTGAAGCACTGGAACGCTTGTGGGATGCATGGGAACGACTCAAGTCGTTGGCGGACCCTCGTGATAAGAAGCAGTCGATCAAGATTATCCTTGATGCCGTAGCTGCCGAACCGACTTTGCGATCAAGACTGGAAAGGGAAGCGGTCGAACTGACCGCGATCGGCAATAGCCATCTCATCCGACACTCGGAAGTCAACCAAGTTGCTGTCATCGACGTGGATCATGTTGATTATCTGTTTCATCGCCTGTTCGCGATGATTCAACTGATGCTCAGAAGAAAGGGGAACGCATGA
- a CDS encoding large ATP-binding protein, with protein MEWLDAIASRAKVDTSRVESVLTARHIVPTPVLPAPRRMKLLSIAFGGTKQGVEDDGLYTFEWPDLNEGLWGMMTDRNLRGKSSIIEVVRWLMRGKPSPNLQDDVKSWIHNACLRFDLDGLEHEVQLDCQSGASGTLSRRSSATANPTVLASFNSDKQFEMVMSDFFLRAFSMEGLATWRESDSEEKTGHAVVHGWPALSGAMFIGTNYDVVLGDLPATTGTQARLMQMYLGVPWVSTLATAAAALKLVESGNELEARRRNQGTRAKQARVKEIEATLAEKREALNSQPSDEAIQAELSVLSSSYSETKHREKAMQERLDRETLAEQQASAAYLQDRRELQAHQDSTAAGSVFRLLDPSCCPRCDHEIDQARKKKEATSHSCSVCGENISSSEDADVLRKELEASVKASKAAFDKAQKNRNLADESLQALQTDLENIQTKSEALTLQLGSFDARKLLAHEIAVLEGRLEEAGFDPGSDDVTDDEAAVLKAIVSETETRSKAVRDEFLGEVSASLLHFSQRFGMHSLSKAQLRGNANLILTKGGAETSFSKVTKGERLRLKVATVLAMIQVGERRGVGRHPGLIMIDSPAAQEIAPEDLRELLSGLKDIRDELPHLQIFVAGVTSKAMIDHVPESHRREATNGGYLW; from the coding sequence ATGGAATGGCTGGACGCCATCGCAAGCCGAGCCAAGGTCGATACGAGTCGCGTGGAGTCAGTTTTGACCGCACGGCATATCGTGCCAACCCCGGTGCTACCCGCTCCACGCAGGATGAAGCTTTTGAGTATTGCTTTCGGTGGAACTAAGCAAGGCGTTGAGGACGACGGACTCTACACCTTTGAATGGCCAGACCTGAATGAAGGACTATGGGGAATGATGACGGATCGCAACCTGCGCGGGAAGTCGTCGATCATCGAAGTCGTGCGATGGCTGATGCGCGGCAAGCCATCTCCGAATCTTCAAGATGACGTCAAGAGCTGGATACACAACGCTTGCTTGCGATTCGATCTTGATGGACTTGAGCATGAGGTGCAACTCGATTGTCAAAGCGGAGCTTCTGGCACGCTAAGCCGACGGTCATCGGCAACAGCAAACCCTACGGTACTCGCGTCCTTCAATAGTGATAAGCAGTTCGAGATGGTCATGTCGGACTTCTTTCTGCGTGCGTTCTCCATGGAAGGACTTGCGACATGGCGTGAAAGTGACTCCGAAGAAAAGACCGGCCATGCAGTCGTTCATGGCTGGCCTGCATTGTCAGGCGCGATGTTCATCGGCACAAACTATGACGTAGTGCTCGGTGATCTGCCCGCCACGACAGGAACTCAAGCGCGTTTAATGCAAATGTACCTCGGCGTTCCATGGGTTTCGACACTGGCCACAGCAGCAGCGGCACTGAAACTCGTCGAGTCCGGAAATGAGCTGGAGGCCCGCCGTCGCAATCAGGGTACACGTGCCAAGCAAGCCCGCGTCAAGGAGATCGAAGCAACGCTTGCAGAGAAACGAGAAGCATTGAATTCGCAACCGTCGGATGAGGCAATCCAGGCTGAGCTATCTGTGCTTAGCAGCAGTTACTCAGAAACCAAACATCGAGAGAAGGCAATGCAAGAACGGCTTGATCGAGAGACGCTCGCAGAGCAGCAGGCAAGCGCCGCCTATCTGCAAGATCGTCGAGAATTACAGGCCCACCAAGATTCGACGGCGGCGGGCTCTGTCTTTCGTTTGCTCGACCCGAGTTGCTGCCCACGTTGTGATCATGAAATCGATCAGGCGCGGAAGAAAAAAGAGGCGACTAGCCATTCATGCTCTGTGTGCGGAGAGAATATTTCGAGCAGCGAGGACGCGGATGTTCTGAGGAAAGAGCTTGAGGCGAGCGTCAAAGCGTCAAAAGCGGCATTCGACAAAGCTCAAAAGAATCGTAATTTGGCCGATGAAAGTCTCCAGGCCTTGCAAACGGATCTAGAGAACATCCAGACCAAGAGTGAAGCGTTGACACTTCAGCTTGGGTCGTTCGACGCTCGAAAGCTACTTGCCCACGAGATCGCTGTACTTGAAGGTCGCCTTGAAGAAGCAGGCTTTGATCCTGGTAGCGATGATGTTACGGATGACGAAGCTGCCGTGCTCAAAGCCATTGTCAGCGAGACGGAAACACGGTCCAAAGCCGTCCGCGACGAGTTCCTAGGCGAGGTCTCCGCCAGTCTTCTTCACTTCTCCCAGCGCTTTGGCATGCACAGCTTGTCGAAGGCACAACTGCGTGGAAATGCGAATCTGATCCTGACGAAGGGTGGCGCCGAGACATCGTTCAGCAAAGTGACGAAAGGTGAGCGCCTGAGGCTGAAGGTCGCCACAGTTCTCGCCATGATTCAGGTTGGTGAACGAAGGGGCGTCGGACGACACCCTGGCTTGATCATGATCGATTCGCCCGCTGCGCAGGAAATCGCGCCAGAAGATCTTCGTGAATTGCTCTCGGGGTTGAAAGACATTCGTGACGAACTTCCCCATCTCCAGATTTTCGTTGCAGGCGTGACCTCGAAAGCGATGATCGATCACGTCCCTGAAAGCCATCGCAGAGAAGCCACAAATGGAGGCTACCTGTGGTAA
- a CDS encoding TIGR02391 family protein: MLEWYLKVNAVFRAIRQKAIDARGLLANDDKAGAKLVNGYLKTDYQSLRKLWTDAGFPEQDMGNLGRHIGFGDVNDYDDILARDLPQVESRAETHARSGAGTQPRIGFEELLHPAIFAHAFQHYVNGHYRDAVLNSIVAVFDLIRERTGLDLDGAALATQTLSLEKPHLILSELDTESGRNDQKGFMQILVGAYLGIRNPKAHSLNHDLDPEKAAQYLIFASLLARRIYEAKDAPKT; the protein is encoded by the coding sequence ATGCTTGAATGGTATTTGAAAGTCAATGCTGTTTTTCGTGCGATACGCCAGAAAGCAATCGACGCTCGGGGCTTGCTCGCGAATGACGATAAAGCGGGTGCAAAATTGGTGAATGGTTATTTGAAAACAGACTACCAATCGCTTCGCAAACTTTGGACGGATGCGGGTTTTCCGGAGCAAGACATGGGAAACCTCGGAAGGCATATTGGGTTTGGAGACGTCAACGATTATGACGACATTCTTGCACGTGATCTACCACAGGTAGAGTCCAGGGCAGAAACGCATGCGCGCAGCGGAGCCGGTACGCAACCACGCATTGGTTTTGAAGAACTGCTACATCCGGCCATCTTCGCTCATGCCTTTCAGCACTATGTGAACGGACACTACCGCGATGCCGTTCTGAACTCAATCGTTGCAGTCTTTGATCTGATACGAGAGCGCACCGGCCTGGACCTCGACGGTGCGGCTCTTGCGACGCAAACATTGAGTTTGGAGAAGCCGCACCTGATCCTCAGCGAACTTGACACGGAGTCGGGCAGAAATGATCAGAAGGGTTTCATGCAAATTTTAGTCGGTGCTTACCTTGGCATACGCAATCCCAAGGCTCATTCGCTAAATCATGATCTCGATCCGGAGAAGGCCGCTCAGTATCTGATCTTCGCCAGCCTTCTAGCCAGACGGATCTACGAAGCGAAAGACGCGCCGAAGACATGA